The window TTTCACAGAACTGAAATGAAATTTTTGGGGATCTCCCGACGTAGCCTGAAAACGTTGGGATATCCCACTAACGGCGTCGAGAATACATGTCTGCCATAATTAATGTGGCCTAATTTCAGACGATTCTTTCTCGACTCATACACAACGCATCGGGATAACATGTAATTTCCAACGCCTGCCCCGACACATGATGCATGGTGTTAGGAAAACATGTAATTCCCAACGTTTTACACTTGGCATTGGAAGATCCTTTCATTCTCGACGATTTGTCTCCCGACGTTTTTCTCTGCGTCGGGAGAACCCTGATTTCTTTTAGTGGTTGGGAGATCCACAATTTTTGGTAGTGCCTTGAAACAAATATCCATAGGATTGAAGAATAGTAATGACATGTGAGTTATTGTAAATCATAATCCtaattctcaattaaaactaAGCCTTGCCCTAAACAAAGTGTAGACAATTATACTTCACTCCACTCCTAACCCCAAACATGTTCTTAAGGGTTGAGTAAGAACTATGTAAGACTATATTAACCAcgtaaatactatttaaaaatattgaattatttacaataaatattatttcaaaaCTCTTATTTGCtactatttttattattttttattatttactgCAATATTTaccatttctttttaaaactaaaataatttataccTCAAACACACATTATTATAACCTAAACTAAGATATGTACGcaaaaatacaaactattataatctaAGTATAgtaatttaaaactataataaCTTATCCTTTATCCCAAGATGACTCCTTGATTCTTAAACTttgggtttaattttaaaaacaccTTTGTGACTTCTAACAGAATACATAAGACCAATAAATAAAAGCCATGTTGGTAAAGCAAATCGACGATTGTCATCAAAGGTCTCAAATTTTGATAGGAAATGGAAATACTCCGTGAAGCGGCCTGATTCTATAGCCTATCTCTTACATCGTCGTTGAGGATATTTTGGACATTACTCAAAATATGGAAATTATTCTTCatcattaatattattattttggggGGGGAagtttctaaaattaaaataaaaagtaaattaaaactAATCCCATCATGTCCATCACTCTCTccgtttctctttttttttttttttttttttttctttttttcttttcttttcttttcaaaataatcattaaactaaaaatctGTACATTTCCCTTTCGGTTTACAACGttacatttttatttcttttttaaaaaacagtatatatgaatattctaattaaaaatcctttttttttcccattTAATAATATTCAAAACTCAAATGAACTCGACACTATTTAGACTTTTTCCTCCCTTGgcttgttttttttgtttgttagtttgataaatttaatttcttttttcctctcctTTTGGTTAATTTCAAAACCCACCTCACAGGCTGAGGCAGAGACCCTATCTCTTTCCTTTGCTTTCCATTTGTTCTAAGCTTTTATTTCCCCTAAAACTCCCGACTTTCTTGTGCCCTTTCAACGGCTCCAACCCCTCCATTTTTGACATCCCCATTCCGAAAATgatttttaattcatttttttatgtcACTCAATCCCAACCCTTCATCCTCTCTGCTATAATCACCATATAGATTCTCTACTTTGTGTTTCCTGGTTTCGTTTTTTACCTGATTGTCTCTGCctttgtaattttctttttgggAAGAATCGATTTCttcccatttttcttttttcttctttttataattttaattaatgtaaGAGCCGACTCCAGAAGGCAataaattaattgaattttttttaatggcGGATTTGATGGCAATGGTGGGGAGTTTTTGGAGAACATTTCTTCTTGTGTAGTTGTAGATTTTCTCCGTGGAAGTCCTGGGGATAAGACCCATTTTTGTGAAACTCAGGTACGCAGCCTTTCTAAAGCTCCAAATTAGACCAATTCTCATGGTTTGAAGCTGGTGGAGTTTCTTTATCTGACGAAATCATTCAACCCTTTTGATATTAAAGAACCAAAATCACgaaatccttttcttttttttttttttttgatttcttgatCTAATTTAGATTAACCCCACCAAGAAATGTTTGGGACTCAAAGCAAAAGAGATATTGCTTTAGAATTGCAAGCTCAGATTCCAATTCTAAGGCCGAGTATCCATGCGAGAAGGGCAAATATTACAGTTAAGTTTCAAGATCTATATGGGTTTACAGTGGAAGGCAATGTGGACGATGTTAATATATTGAATGAAGTTAGGGAAAAGGTTAGGCAACAGGGTCGTGTTTGGTGGGCTTTGGAGGCTAGCAAAGGCGCTAATTGGTACTTAGAACCCTCTGTTTCTGAAGGGATCGCCCTCAAATCCTCCCTCAAACTATCAACGCTTGCTAATGCCATCACTTTGAAGAAGTTGATTAGGAAAGGTATCCCACCTGTTCTTCGTCCCAAGGTTTGGTTCTCCTTATCTGGAGCTGCCAAGAAGAAATCCACTGTTCCTGACAGCTATTACAATGATTTGACCAAGGCTGTTGAAGGGAAAGTCACGCCGGCCACTAGGCAGATTGATCATGTATGTTCTTTTTAATGATCCTTGATTTTGGATCACTATGCACTTTGCAACTTCAATTAGGTTCTTCCTTTTAGAAGTTTGAATCTCATCCATTAGCCAATCCATGTTTGCTGCGTAATCCTGTTTATAGGTTCTCATAACGATATTGTATGCTTTTATTTGTGTGAGTTTTTGATTCTTACTGACCATGAATTTCAGAATTGCATTTCATCTTGACCACAAGGAGGGGTGCATCTTTTTGTGATTTAGCTTTCGATTAAATATTTGAGTTGTTAAGGGACCTCAATTGTTTTTGATCTACttaatatgctaaacttgatgAGACAATAAATGGTGCAGATGGGATCTGGAGTTAAAATTGCTCCTTAGGTGGATGTGATACAAATTTAGCGTTAATGATCTTGATTGTGATTGACTCTCATAATATTTGGATGGTAATAAGTTGTATGTCAGTAATTGTTCTTGGTGGCTATTTTTGTGATGCATAGTTTcagtatgtgtgtgtgtgtgtatttcTTTGTGTTATTCATTTGTTCTTGTAACCATAAGATGCATGTTCTCATTGTGATTTAGTTTATCCTTTGTTCATTTATAATGGGTACAATCATTGGAAAGCCTTAGGTGCGGATGGTATCTAGTATAATTTCTCTCTTAGTATATCTGAATGGAGGTTCCTCactttattttatgttgcttaTATTCTCTTCAGCTTGTTCTATTGTCTTCTTATACACATGCAGGACTTGCCCCGTACTTTTCCTGGTCATCCTTGGTTAGACACTCCAGAGGGTCACGCTGCTCTTCGACGTGTTCTTGTTGGGTATTCCTTTCGTGACTCTGATGTTGGATACTGTCAGGTGGGTTTTCTTTCTCCTCCTTTTCTCGAACATAACAATTGCTCAGTAACTTGGTTAATTTTGGGACAGGTTTTTCCCCATTTACTTTAATGCTACATTCCAAATCTTTTCTTCTCAGTCTAAAACTGGAATTCAACTCTGTTTCTCATCAGTTGCTGCAGTGTTCTATCCATTCTTaattcatctctctctctctctctctctctctctctctctctccttctatTTCCGTCCTCTTCATCCTTTTGTTGCTCTAGAATATTGATTCAGAGTCTGGAAACGATTTCTATTTGCTATTTGGTAAAAGATATGGTTATCACATACCATTGGTATTGACCCTCTTGTAGCGCTGAATTAGACCTGTAATTTATAGCAGACTTCGGaattaattcaatttttgtGCAGGGCTTAAACTATGTTGCTGCATTGTTATTGCTCGTGATGAAAACAGAAGAAGATGCTTTTTGGATGCTAGCTGTCCTCTTAGAAAATGTTTTAGTTAGTGACTGTTACACGACCAACTTGTCTGGATGTCATGTCGAGCAAAGGGTGTTCAAAGATTTACTTACCAAAAAGTGTCCCAGGTGCCTTACTTTGTTTTGACATTCATTTATTGTCTGATGAGTACAAACATTTTGATAAATTGGAGAGCAAATGCAGGATAGCTGCCCATCTGGAAGCATTGGATTTTGATGTCTCCCTTGTCGCCACTGAGTGGTTCCTGTGTCTTTTCTCTAAGAGCCTACCTTCTGAGGTTAGAACTATGCTCCCTGGGTGCCCATGCTTgattttcctttaacataacaAACAAAATTCCACACGATGTCAAACCACTTAATTCTTAAGCATTCAAATACTAGAAAATGTAGATTGTATACCTCTTTAGCTGTAACAATATGGAATAACGGGAAATACCCTGGTTCTGACCAAATGGAACCCAAACTTGAAAGTCTTCATTCAACATTATCCATCTTTTTGATGAGCAATAGTACCAAAAACAGCTGAACATTGTACAAGTATATCTGATGTGTATATATGCATAGATATTTGTATTAGAAAACTCGCTAGACTATGTTTTTTATTAGTGAAGGGACTGCAACATATACATGTTTGGATCTTTTTTGCAGACGACTCTACGTGTTTGGGACGTCCTTTTCTATGAGGGAGCAAAAGTTCTGTTTCATGTGGCTTTGGCTATCTTTAAGGTAACTGTTTGGAATTTATAATCTATAGATGTTAGAGACTATCTATTTTGACAGTTTGCTGTAAATCAGATCAATCTGTAAAAGCTTGGCATTTGTAATCTATTGATGGTAGATAAAGACTATCTGTTTTCACCGTTTGTTTTAAACCAGATCAGCTGCCACACTTGATCTTGAACACTTCGTATATATCTATTTTTGCGGTTTCAGATGAAGGAAGGGGAGTTGCTTCTAACTCATCATGTGGGAGATGTGATTAATATTCTACAGAAGACCACACATTACCTATTCGATCCTGATGATCTACTGACGGTAACAGTCTTTACATTAGCATCTTTGAAAGTTTCATCTCGACATTGTTGTAGACACCTGCATACCATGGTTTCAAACTTTGACTTGTCAATTCATGTATCTACATATTGaaaatgttatttaaaataTGGATAGTAAATCGAAGTACATTTGGTTTAGTCCACAGCTTTTTGAATGAAAGTTTGAAGAAAGCTTTTGGATTGTGAACTTGCAGGTAGCATATGACAAAATTGGATCAATGACTACCAACACTATATCGAAGCAAAGGAAAAAGCAAGAACCAGCAGTTATGGCAGAGCTTGATCAGAGATTGAGGCGATTAAATTCCCTTAAAGCGGATGACAAATAAGATCCCTTCCATTCCAACCTATCAAGCCTGATCAAACTGTAACATTATAGCTATACACGACTTTGCTTCCCTGCCTGAGAGAGAGTAAAGTAaaaccaaaaggaaaaaaaaaaaaaaaaaccaagagAGCATCTGTTTTTCGATGGTGTTTGTAGCtttataaaatgtaaattacCAACGCTGTTAATACTTTTTATATATTGTTAATTACACTGCTTGACAGAGAGAGCATTGTGGGTTTCCCTTGCTCTATAATTTCTGTTCTGATTTAATGAGTAATCTCTCAATCGAATcagatttttatttattttccaagCTTAGTTTCACAACTCAGCTCATACCATTCTATTTGGGGGAAAACCTCTAGTGCAAGGGAGGAACATAGAATTCCAAATTCAACATGGGATCATGGAAATAACTAAAAATGAGGGAGTAGTTTCCGTCAAACAAGAAAAAGTATGAAGAAAACTGATCAAAAGGGTAGTGAAATAGTTGGGAAAATATGCCAAAGAATGATAACAAACCGAGTATTCCGAACTTCCTTGTGTTTTTAGTTATCCAGACTTCTAAAAGTGCAATCTTTGTAACGAGTTTCAGCCCCTTATTCTTGAACAATCGCTGTTTCCATTGTCTTTACTCTTTGACAATAAAAAGCGAGGGAGAACAacgaagaaaagaagaagaatcgAGTAGTTTCTGTGTCTCTAATGGCAAACTTTTGGGAATTACTTAAACCCCAGAAAACCCTTCAAAGCCGTTTTAAAGTTCTTTGAACTGGAGTGCCCGATTTCGTAGTCTGAACTGAGCCAATGCCCCCAAGGCGCAATAATCCTTGGACTTTGGACCTCGACCCTGACCTTTACGGAATCGATCTCGACCCTTCTGATTTTGGGTCGTCTCTTCCCCTGAAAAAGGTCCCAAACGGCGATATTTTCTCTGCTTCTCGTGCCGGAGATGTCGACCGCCTTCGCTACCTGCTTGAATCCGGCGTTAATGTCAACGCTCGCGACCAGTGGGACTCTGTCGCTCTTTACTATGCCTGCTTGGCGGGACATCTTGACGCTGCTAGAATGTTGCTCGAGAGCGGCGCTATATGTTCGGAACACACATTTGATGGCGATAGGTGTCATTATGCTGCGCTTAATTTGAAGGTCCGGAAGCTTCTGAAGGCATTTGAAGCCCGACCGCCGCCGCTCGGCCCATTGCAGACTGCGTTGCGAGAAACTTTCTTGGGCTGTGGGGGTAATAGGGCTTATTTAGAGCAGGTGGAGAGCTTTCATCATCTTTCAGGTAAAGTTTTATGTTCTGGTTCCAAGCTCTTGACTATATTGATTCTATTTTGTAAACTACTAGGTAATTAGACATCCAATGTTTTTCCATGAGGGGTTTGGTTTTTTGTTCCTTTCTTCACATTTAGCTTTGATAGTCTATGAAAGTTCAATCGATGAATCCAACCATTGAGGAGTTATGGGTGCCTTTTCTCAGTCTAGTGAGTTTTCCCTGCCACTGTTTCTCatctgtttttgtttcttttttgaaaaattgtttCTTATCTGTTCTAGTTTATAGAAAATGAACAATTAGATCATGTTTCATATGTTAATCCACTACAGGAGTTATTGTTTACTGTCTGTCTACCAGCCAACTGCAATTTACCTGGTTTTCATTTCCTCTTTCTATTTGCCAATGCTTATGTGATGACAATCAAGCAGGCGTTCCTTTCAATTCGGATTCCAACTATGAGTTCTTCCCTCCCGACGTTTCGTTTATCATTCAAGGCAGGCCGATTGAAGCTCATCGAGTTATCCTAAGTGCTCGGTCTCCTTTCTTTAAGAGGAAGTTTCAAGTTGACTGGAAAGATCGCAAGGAAGTTAGATTCTCAAAGGAAAAGCTATCTTATTCAGCTCTATACTGTCTCCTTCACTTCTTTTATTCCGATAGACTGGAAGTTGCCGTAGATGATATGGAAGACCTTATCAGAATTTGTAAAGTATGCAAATGCGATTCGTTGCTCAGAATTCTTGAGAAAGAATTGGTTCACCAAAAGTATGCCCAATATAAAGCTTTGGGTGATGTTGACAACTCAGTGAAGCGATTCATCTTACAGGGTGTTTCCCTTCCTGAAGAAGACCGTCTTCCAGCAGCATTACGACGGATGCTTCAGATCGCTCTAGCCAACTCAACTACGGAACTTGGACAAGATTGTGATTCTAATGATTTACATTTACTTGCTAGTAAAATGCAGATCAATGATCATATGGATGATCTTGCAGATATTTGTGTTCGGGTCGATAAAAAGTTTTTCCGCTGTCACAAAGTAGTTTTAGCATCAAGATCAGAGTACTTTAAGGCAAGAATATCTCGCATAAAGGATTTTGGCGaaggaaaaaatgaaattgCAGTTCATACTCTTCCATTTCTCGAAGAACATGATTTGAGCATGGAAGCATTTGAAAAAATGATAGAGTATATGTAAGTTCTGATCTTTCCCATCCTTTTTAGTTCACTGCGGTTGGAGATTTCCTCTGCTGTTTTAAGCAGAATCCTTCAATGAGTCTTCAAAATCAGCTGTGATCCCTGTCCACTAGTTCTAAATATATTTGTTGGTTGGTTCAGGTACACAGATTGTTTGAAGGATATAGATCCTGATCAGGTATATTTTTAATGCCAATTAGAACTACTTGCAAATTCTTGATATTTCTACTTCTAAGTTCTTTGTTATCAATTGAGTAGGCAGAAGAAATGTTCGATGCTGCTTCACGATATCTTTTATTCCCTCTTAAGCGAGCTGTAGCTGATGCTTTGCTGCCACAATTGGAAATGGTTCCTCCAGCAGAACTGTGCCAATGGCTAATACTGTCTGACATGTACGTCAATATTTTTCATGTCAATCCTTCTCAAGTGCCTTCAATTTTGTAGAATTCATAAGCTCTTGCATAGCTGACTTTTAAACTGTAAAAGCTACATCTTTCTGATGCTGAAGTAATCCCATGAGTTTTAGCTATTAGTAGAGTAACAATTGACTGAAACATTTACACGTTCTTAGTGGTTTTCACCTTCCAGGTATGGCGTTATCAAGATTCGCGAGTATTGTTTGGATACAATAGCTTGTAATTTTGAGACATTTGCTGATACCCGAGAATTTAGAGAGATGCTATTGACACTCCCTCCACCCTCTGGGGATTCGTCGCTCCGTACAACAGTTCCGAGCGCTCCAGGAGCTGCAGTTAATACAGATCAAGGCAACCTTCTCGATGATCTACGAGAAAAATGGCTTGAAGCTGAGGCTGCTGAACTTGATAAGAGAGATGAAAGTGCTCTACTTTTTGATAAGCGTCTTGAAATGCTAATGATCATAGCTGAACAAGAAAAGTCTGATGAAACTGGTACCTCTCCTATCTAGTATAGATTGAAAAGAGAATTTTGGATTGTCTCATTGTTTTTTCAGGCTGTCACACTAATGTCCCAGGATAATTTAGTTTGGGGTTTTGTAACTTTATTTGCTCCATCATTGAACCACAGATTTACTTTtagaaatttcaattttttgtaaTATATTACAAAAAGCTTGTGTTATAATAAATGTTTATTTGTTCATTGTTTAACTCTCTCTCTTTACCGTTTAAAACTTGTCTTAGGAAATGAAGATTAAGCTTTCATCATTCATACTCTGAGCAATATGGAACTAACAAAACCTTTGTACGCCATTGAATTGAAGAATTGGAACGTACTAGCTTCACAACATTGCATTGAACAAAATTGAAACACAGACACAAATTGTAACGAAAATAGTTCATCTTTATCCTTCTTTATCCTTCCTCACTAAAATAGGAGCTGTCCACCTGAAATTGCTAtaaccaactggatccagagTACCCCTCCAGCAACCCTAAAGGAAGAAGATGGTGACTCCGTCGATGATGGAGAAACACTGCCCTCAGTCTTAGCAGATGGAGTATCAGCAGCAGGAGCAACGTCAGGGCTCGGTACTGGAGCTGGGGCAGGAGGGAAATCAGTTCCAAAGATTGCTTCTGGAAGGAGTACGTGATCGACTTGGTAAACTGCAACAGGATCGGTTGAAAGCACGCTACTAGTCACTTTTGTGTTGGTCCAACCTGAGCTTATGTGGATAGTACCAGATGCATCAGTAAAATTCAAAATGTACTGCTCACCGGCAAATGTTGTAATCGGACTCTTTTGGCTTAGTTTGTTGAAATCAGCTAAAGTGTAGTAATGTGGTAAGCCATGAAAGAGTAACAGTGACTTGAGCTGGTCCTTGGTGAGATTGGACAGAGAAGGTTTCTTAAGAGATGAAAATGCAGTATCTTTTGGTACAAATATAGTAATTCCCTCTTCAGAATCGTTGGCTTGCTTTTGGAAGGTCTCAATGACTTTGGTAGATTCAAGGTAGCCAAGGAACTTGTGGAAGGGACCTGCTACTGTAAGCAAATCAGCGAGGTTGACATGATCGCCAGCTGGTGCAGGTGCCGGGGCTGGTACTGGTGCAGGAATCGGACCAACTGCAGGAGGCTTAGCAGCAGTTCTCGCACATACTGGTGAAGAGCACAGCAGCATCAGCCAAATACAAAACAAGAAAATCATATGAAGTTCCATCTCTTTATGTGGTTGTCCCTGAAATTCACAAATGCCATGAAATTAGTTTCTCGAGAGGAGTAAACCAATTGAGCCACAAAAAAAAGCAAAAATGCACATCAATTTCTGAATTCCTTGTTAGGAGAAACAGCCATAAAAAGTAAAGATCACAAGAATGCAATTGCATTTATGCATCAGATAATCAAACGATTAAAAGGGATGAATAGATGTAACT is drawn from Cucumis melo cultivar AY chromosome 11, USDA_Cmelo_AY_1.0, whole genome shotgun sequence and contains these coding sequences:
- the LOC103496045 gene encoding uncharacterized protein LOC103496045 isoform X1; this translates as MFGTQSKRDIALELQAQIPILRPSIHARRANITVKFQDLYGFTVEGNVDDVNILNEVREKVRQQGRVWWALEASKGANWYLEPSVSEGIALKSSLKLSTLANAITLKKLIRKGIPPVLRPKVWFSLSGAAKKKSTVPDSYYNDLTKAVEGKVTPATRQIDHDLPRTFPGHPWLDTPEGHAALRRVLVGYSFRDSDVGYCQGLNYVAALLLLVMKTEEDAFWMLAVLLENVLVSDCYTTNLSGCHVEQRVFKDLLTKKCPRIAAHLEALDFDVSLVATEWFLCLFSKSLPSETTLRVWDVLFYEGAKVLFHVALAIFKMKEGELLLTHHVGDVINILQKTTHYLFDPDDLLTVAYDKIGSMTTNTISKQRKKQEPAVMAELDQRLRRLNSLKADDK
- the LOC103496025 gene encoding BTB/POZ domain-containing protein At2g04740 isoform X2 produces the protein MPPRRNNPWTLDLDPDLYGIDLDPSDFGSSLPLKKVPNGDIFSASRAGDVDRLRYLLESGVNVNARDQWDSVALYYACLAGHLDAARMLLESGAICSEHTFDGDRCHYAALNLKVRKLLKAFEARPPPLGPLQTALRETFLGCGGNRAYLEQVESFHHLSGVPFNSDSNYEFFPPDVSFIIQGRPIEAHRVILSARSPFFKRKFQVDWKDRKEVRFSKEKLSYSALYCLLHFFYSDRLEVAVDDMEDLIRICKVCKCDSLLRILEKELVHQKYAQYKALGDVDNSVKRFILQGVSLPEEDRLPAALRRMLQIALANSTTELGQDCDSNDLHLLASKMQINDHMDDLADICVRVDKKFFRCHKVVLASRSEYFKARISRIKDFGEGKNEIAVHTLPFLEEHDLSMEAFEKMIEYMYTDCLKDIDPDQAEEMFDAASRYLLFPLKRAVADALLPQLEMVPPAELCQWLILSDMYGVIKIREYCLDTIACNFETFADTREFREMLLTLPPPSGDSSLRTTVPSAPGAAVNTDQGNLLDDLREKWLEAEAAELDKRDESALLFDKRLEMLMIIAEQEKSDETGTSPI
- the LOC103496025 gene encoding BTB/POZ domain-containing protein At2g04740 isoform X3, coding for MPPRRNNPWTLDLDPDLYGIDLDPSDFGSSLPLKKVPNGDIFSASRAGDVDRLRYLLESGVNVNARDQWDSVALYYACLAGHLDAARMLLESGAICSEHTFDGDRCHYAALNLKVRKLLKAFEARPPPLGPLQTALRETFLGCGGNRAYLEQVESFHHLSGVPFNSDSNYEFFPPDVSFIIQGRPIEAHRVILSARSPFFKRKFQVDWKDRKEVRFSKEKLSYSALYCLLHFFYSDRLEVAVDDMEDLIRICKVCKCDSLLRILEKELVHQKYAQYKALGDVDNSVKRFILQGVSLPEEDRLPAALRRMLQIALANSTTELGQDCDSNDLHLLASKMQINDHMDDLADICVRVDKKFFRCHKVVLASRSEYFKARISRIKDFGEGKNEIAVHTLPFLEEHDLSMEAFEKMIEYMYTDCLKDIDPDQAEEMFDAASRYLLFPLKRAVADALLPQLEMVPPAELCQWLILSDMYGVIKIREYCLDTIACNFETFADTREFREMLLTLPPPSGDSSLRTTVPSAPGAAVNTDQGNLLDDLREKWLEAEAAELDKRDESALLFDKRLEMLMIIAEQEKSDETGNED
- the LOC103496045 gene encoding uncharacterized protein LOC103496045 isoform X2; amino-acid sequence: MFGTQSKRDIALELQAQIPILRPSIHARRANITVKFQDLYGFTVEGNVDDVNILNEVREKVRQQGRVWWALEASKGANWYLEPSVSEGIALKSSLKLSTLANAITLKKLIRKGIPPVLRPKVWFSLSGAAKKKSTVPDSYYNDLTKAVEGKVTPATRQIDHDLPRTFPGHPWLDTPEGHAALRRVLVGYSFRDSDVGYCQGLNYVAALLLLVMKTEEDAFWMLAVLLENVLVSDCYTTNLSGCHVEQRVFKDLLTKKCPRIAAHLEALDFDVSLVATEWFLCLFSKSLPSETTLRVWDVLFYEGAKVLFHVALAIFKISCHT
- the LOC103496025 gene encoding BTB/POZ domain-containing protein At2g04740 isoform X1; translation: MPPRRNNPWTLDLDPDLYGIDLDPSDFGSSLPLKKVPNGDIFSASRAGDVDRLRYLLESGVNVNARDQWDSVALYYACLAGHLDAARMLLESGAICSEHTFDGDRCHYAALNLKVRKLLKAFEARPPPLGPLQTALRETFLGCGGNRAYLEQVESFHHLSGVPFNSDSNYEFFPPDVSFIIQGRPIEAHRVILSARSPFFKRKFQVDWKDRKEVRFSKEKLSYSALYCLLHFFYSDRLEVAVDDMEDLIRICKVCKCDSLLRILEKELVHQKYAQYKALGDVDNSVKRFILQGVSLPEEDRLPAALRRMLQIALANSTTELGQDCDSNDLHLLASKMQINDHMDDLADICVRVDKKFFRCHKVVLASRSEYFKARISRIKDFGEGKNEIAVHTLPFLEEHDLSMEAFEKMIEYMYTDCLKDIDPDQAEEMFDAASRYLLFPLKRAVADALLPQLEMVPPAELCQWLILSDMYGVIKIREYCLDTIACNFETFADTREFREMLLTLPPPSGDSSLRTTVPSAPGAAVNTDQGNLLDDLREKWLEAEAAELDKRDESALLFDKRLEMLMIIAEQEKSDETEYPSSNPKGRRW